One part of the Aspergillus luchuensis IFO 4308 DNA, chromosome 5, nearly complete sequence genome encodes these proteins:
- the UTP13 gene encoding U3 snoRNA-associated protein UTP13 (COG:A;~EggNog:ENOG410PHWK;~InterPro:IPR036322,IPR015943,IPR001680,IPR019775, IPR020472,IPR013934,IPR017986;~PFAM:PF08625,PF00400;~go_component: GO:0032040 - small-subunit processome [Evidence IEA];~go_function: GO:0005515 - protein binding [Evidence IEA];~go_process: GO:0006364 - rRNA processing [Evidence IEA]) — protein MSKAVVKTTFEASRTLRPIYTGGSTALDASGRLLATCIGEDALVVDLETGDQVASLEGDGEIITSLAISPSASHVVLCSRSMSMRIYSLTPFDENTQTVEAKLARTLKPHTAPVVTTAIDPTGTLLATGAADGSIKVWDIRGGYITHTFHGHGGVISALCFFQVPYQDNNKASSKKKKKGSKGKNLDSDEDEDMDEVADSIGAFRLASGDEEGMVRVWDLNKRKPIASLESHVSVVRSLSYSPAENALLSAGRDKTVIVWDVRTFKTRRVIPVLESVEAACFVADSGLCLVGGENGRLRVWDCNRGGEVTHEQEAAAEFEAVVAIQYSAGMSFAMTVHADQTIRLHSLQPLADYKAGSTFEPLPVIRRISGNDDDIIDLAYVGPDRSMLALATNTESIRVVSVGPSEDRPATGEGDYFGADVTHLEGHDDIIICIDVDWSGHWLVTGAKDNTARLWRLDPKNSSYTCFAVLTGHAESLGAISFPRAPPPANTPAHNDPLNHPPAFLLTGSQDRTIKRWDTGKLAPLKSSKPHNPKAVYTRKAHEKDINALDINPTSTLFASASQDRTVKIWSIEDGSVVGVLRGHKRGVWSARFAPRGTPILTSDTGTSTNRGMIATGSGDKTIKIWSLSDYSCLLTFEGHTNSVLKVIWLPPSDLSNKEEDEDEAMTHNAVAQAKPLVASAAADGLVKIWSPYSGEVETTLDNHEDRVWALASPTPSGCRDDVLSSSTLSQTSPYGLASGSADSTVTFWTDTTSATYTATVNANSARIEQDQQLQNYIRAGAYREAITLALQLNHPARLLSLFTSAIDAAEDPTATDSEASERANSLTGNPSIDEVLQTLDPENLCTLLLRLRDWNTNARTSRVAQRILFALFRSYPASTFVELATSSMAKRRREGRTSAGMKDILQALASYTDRHYRRVEELTDESYLVEWVLAEMDGGVGLGGLGVSTPYDPYSSLPEDSVPEHEKDVVMLGV, from the exons ATGTCCAAAGCCGTGGTTAAGACGACCTTCGAGGCGTCTCGAACTCTTCGTCCTATCTACACCGGAGGAAGCACTGCGCTGGATGCTAGTGGTCGTCTATTGGCGACTTGCATTGGCGAGGATGCTCTTGTGGTCGACCTTGAGACCGGCGACCAAGTTGCCAGCCTTGAAGGC GATGGCGAAATAATCACTAGCTTGGCCA TTTCTCCATCGGCTTCGCACGTCGTTCTCTGCTCGCGCTCGATGTCCATGCGCATCTACTCTCTGACTCCTTTTGATGAAAACACACAAACCGTCGAGGCCAAACTAGCTAGAACCTTGAAACCTCACACAGCTCCTGTTGTCACCACAGCGATCGATCCCACGGGTACTCTCCTAGCAACTGGCGCTGCGGATGGTTCTATCAAGGTTTGGGATATTCGGGGTGGATACATCACGCATACTTTCCACGGTCATGGTGGTGTCATCTCGGCGCTGTGTTTCTTTCAAGTACCTTACCAGGACAACAACAAGGCatcatcaaagaagaagaagaaggggtcCAAGGGCAAGAACCTTGActctgatgaggatgaggacatGGATGAAGTAGCCGATTCGATCGGCGCTTTTCGACTCGCTTCAGGTGACGAGGAGGGTATGGTCCGCGTCTGGGATTTGAATAAGAGGAAGCCCATCGCATCGTTGGAATCGCACGTCTCTGTTGTCCGGAGTCTTTCGTACTCACCCGCAGAGAATGCGCTGCTCTCTGCAGGCCGCGACAAAACTGTCATTGTGTGGGATGTGCGGACTTTCAAGACGCGCCGTGTTATCCCCGTTCTTGAGAGCGTGGAAGCAGCTTGCTTCGTCGCTGACAGCGGATTGTGcttggtgggaggagagaacGGCCGTTTGCGTGTCTGGGACTGCAAtcgcggaggagaggttaCTCACGAGCAAGAAGCTGCAGCCGAGTTCGAGGCCGTAGTGGCGATTCAGTATTCCGCGGGCATGTCATTCGCAATGACTGTGCATGCTGACCAAACCATTCGACTGCACTCGCTTCAGCCACTCGCCGACTACAAAGCTGGGTCTACGTTTGAGCCGCTGCCGGTTATTAGGCGCATCTCCGgcaacgatgatgatattatcGATCTTGCATATGTCGGTCCCGATCGGTCGATGCTTGCGTTAGCTACCAACACCGAAAGCATAAGGGTGGTTTCAGTTGGACCGTCCGAGGATAGGCCAGCTACCGGAGAGGGTGACTACTTTGGTGCCGATGTCACACACCTGGAAGGTCACGACGACATCATTATTTGTATCGACGTGGACTGGTCAGGTCACTGGCTTGTTACCGGCGCAAAGGATAATACTGCACGTCTTTGGCGGCTTGACCCCAAGAATTCCTCTTACACATGCTTTGCTGTCCTCACTGGACATGCAGAGTCGCTCGGTGCCATCAGTTTCCCCCgagctcctccgccagccAACACCCCTGCTCACAACGACCCCTTGAACCATCCCCCTGCTTTCCTGCTCACAGGATCTCAAGATCGTACTATCAAACGATGGGACACGGGTAAATTGGCCCCTCTTAAGTCTTCCAAACCTCACAACCCCAAGGCCGTGTACACACGCAAAGCCCATGAAAAGGATATCAATGCTCTGGATATTAACCCTACATCGACCTTGTTCGCATCCGCGTCCCAGGACCGTACAGTGAAGATCTGGTCCATCGAGGATGGCTCCGTTGTGGGTGTCCTGCGGGGACATAAGAGGGGAGTATGGTCAGCACGATTCGCTCCTCGTGGTACCCCTATCCTCACCTCCGACACGGGAACGAGCACAAACCGAGGCATGATTGCTACTGGATCGGGAGACAAGACTATCAAGATCTGGAGCTTGTCGGACTACAGCTGTCTTCTCACTTTCGAAGGTCACACGAACAGTGTGCTCAAGGTGATCTGGCTGCCACCTTCGGACTTGTCTaacaaggaagaggatgaagacgaagcaATGACACATAATGCAGTTGCGCAGGCGAAACCTCTGGTTGCGTCTGCGGCCGCAGATGGCTTGGTGAAGATTTGGTCCCCTTACAGCGGCGAGGTCGAGACGACTCTCGACAATCATGAAGACCGTGTCTGGGCTCTGGCCAGCCCGACGCCATCTGGCTGCCGTGACGACGTTCTGTCCTCATCTACCCTCTCACAAACCTCTCCCTACGGCCTTGCCTCTGGTTCTGCCGACTCAACTGTTACCTTCTGGACAGACACGACTTCGGCCACTTACACCGCTACAGTAAACGCCAACTCAGCTCGTATTGAGCAAGATCAACAGCTTCAGAACTACATTCGCGCCGGGGCTTATCGCGAAGCCATCACACTTGCACTTCAGCTCAACCACCCAGCCCGGCTACTGTCCCTGTTCACTTCTGCGATAGATGCTGCAGAGGACCCAACAGCGACCGATTCCGAAGCCAGTGAGCGTGCCAACAGCCTAACTGGCAACCCCTCGATCGACGAGGTTCTTCAAACTCTTGACCCGGAAAACCTCTGTACACTCCTTCTCAGACTTCGTGACTGGAACACGAACGCCCGAACATCCAGAGTCGCCCAGCGGATCCTGTTCGCTTTGTTCCGCTCCTACCCGGCTTCAACATTTGTCGAGCTTGCCACCTCAAGCATGGCGAAGCGTCGCCGCGAAGGTCGCACTTCAGCAGGCATGAAGGATATTCTGCAAGCGCTGGCCTCGTATACCGACCGGCATTACCGCCGTGTCGAGGAACTTACCGACGAAAGCTACCTCGTGGAATGGGTTCTTGCAGAGATGGACGGTGGTGTGGGACTTGGGGGCCTGGGCGTTTCTACCCCGTACGACCCTTACAGCAGTCTCCCTGAAGACAGTGTCCCAGAGCATGAAAAAGACGTGGTCATGCTGGGGGTATAG
- the spp2 gene encoding spliceosome ATPase-activating subunit SPP2 (COG:A;~EggNog:ENOG410PS3I;~InterPro:IPR000467,IPR026822;~PFAM:PF12656;~go_function: GO:0003676 - nucleic acid binding [Evidence IEA]) produces MSSSQPPQSGNADSGSSAKPFSLSLGGNSTRASANGPPKKTSFNIQGAARSTDPPSRTLARRPHHLHDDEESDEEAAPTHEAVTGFDTLTGTAIPANKVEEKRELVIPVAGNNNWRDRPGVNLRKPKGKNLLPKEVQAIQEAQKRGEVAGDNVETERPSVAYGLTFAQPASQDSAQPTDNDRPMKDVTGPAATPVAEEERKPLTQDEIALQALIRETKGEPERRSDLVIESANRDDDGRAGGRYDETSSFRADVAARPESASLDQYNAIPVEEFGAALLRGMGWKEGQAVGRGNYGGSSNQDNKPRVPERRPGFLGIGAKDVSGGKGAEAELGAWGKAAMRKGSRKGGKEGESNPEGVYMPIMMRNKQTGEFITEEELAAQRKDAKKRGDEDEWKQRRDRNLEKSGRDRDRDRDSRRRDYDDDDSDRYDRRRTGSSRRDRSLSSSDRHSRRRKYEDEDSDSRDDRYYRDRDRDRDRDYRRDRDRTGDRERERDRDRDRDRDRSRRYRDDDRHSSSRHSSSHTSSRHRDRDRERDSDRDSRRRRRDDDR; encoded by the coding sequence ATGTCGTCCTCCCAACCGCCGCAGAGCGGCAATGCGGACTCCGGTTCCTCAGCGAAGCCGTTCTCTTTATCACTAGGCGGAAATTCCACAAGAGCATCAGCAAATGGCCCGCCGAAAAAGACATCCTTCAACATTCAAGGCGCGGCACGTTCCACCGACCCACCTAGCCGAACACTCGCGCGCCGACCTCACCACCTGcacgatgacgaagaatccgatgaagaagctgcgccCACCCACGAAGCCGTCACCGGGTTCGACACCTTAACGGGAACCGCCATCCCCGCAAACAAGGTGGAAGAAAAGCGCGAGCTGGTTATCCCCGTCGCCGGAAACAATAATTGGAGGGACCGCCCGGGCGTCAATCTTCGGAAACCTAAGGGCAAGAACCTTTTGCCAAAGGAGGTCCAGGCCATTCAGGAAGCGCAGAAAAGGGGCGAAGTTGCTGGAGACAATGTTGAGACAGAGCGTCCGAGTGTGGCTTATGGATTGACTTTTGCGCAGCCGGCTTCGCAGGATTCAGCCCAGCCTACGGATAATGATCGTCCGATGAAGGATGTTACGGGGCCTGCTGCTACTCCTGTTGCTGAGGAAGAACGCAAGCCACTTACCCAGGATGAGATTGCTCTGCAGGCGCTTATTCGGGAGACGAAGGGTGAGCCGGAGCGCAGGTCGGATCTTGTTATTGAGTCGGCTAATCGGGATGACGATGGTCGGGCCGGAGGACGGTATGATGAGACCTCTTCGTTTCGAGCGGATGTTGCGGCGCGCCCGGAGTCTGCGAGCTTGGATCAGTATAACGCAATCCCGGTTGAGGAGTTTGGCGCTGCGCTACTTCGTGGTATGGGGTGGAAGGAAGGTCAAGCCgtaggaagaggaaattaCGGTGGTTCTTCAAATCAGGACAACAAGCCGCGGGTCCCGGAGCGCCGTCCCGGGTTCCTGGGGATCGGAGCGAAAGATGTTTCTGGTGGGAAGGGTGCAGAGGCCGAGCTCGGCGCATGGGGCAAGGCTGCCATGCGGAAAGGCTCtaggaagggagggaaggagggcgaGTCCAACCCGGAGGGTGTATATATGCCCATTATGATGCGGAACAAGCAAACGGGCGAGTTCATAACAGAGGAGGAACTTGCTGCGCAACGGAAGGATGCCAAGAAACGgggcgatgaggatgaatggAAGCAACGACGCGATCGCAATTTGGAGAAGAGTGGCCGTGATAGGGATCGCGATCGTGACTCCCGGCGTCGCGActacgatgacgatgacagtGATCGCTATGACAGACGCAGGACGGGATCTTCAAGGAGAGACCGGAGTTTGTCATCCAGTGACCGGCATTCAAGACGGCGCAAatacgaagatgaagacagTGACAGTCGAGATGACCGCTACTACCGAGACAGGGACCGTGACCGGGATCGTGACTATCGCCGGGATCGCGATCGAACTGGGGACCGGGAACGAGAGCGTGACAGGGACAGAGATCGGGATCGAGACCGCAGCAGACGGTATCGAGATGATGATCGCCATAGTAGCTCGAGGCACTCTTCCTCGCATACATCGAGCAGACATCGTGACCGTGATAGGGAGCGAGACAGTGATCGCGACTCCcgccggagaaggagagacgaTGATCGATGA
- the eaf1 gene encoding MYB and HSA domain protein (BUSCO:EOG09261DG0;~COG:B;~EggNog:ENOG410PG7Z;~InterPro:IPR009057,IPR017877,IPR001005,IPR014012;~PFAM:PF13921,PF07529), whose protein sequence is MLRDELLRSKKDEIARCLSSRKRKLSELYFATVGFAGATENAPADSLYHHKEQAFLDANDLSKGRYFNPATLPPLPDYASILARKAREAEETAAATRPVPAELTAKSHDATASVPQLGAQSAAAQAIATDVERQPKYQKVTEQRPSDHEPEHRVATNQVAPAVASQVSQVSDVSAPAIAHPAQPSATDNKVSTLTTEVHPNVYSNGIGEGSASPAQAQTKPNVDARPSGTPDLSSAQRKDGIRPSLAQGRPAQVPEQPLSPVSSAGPYSNNTPVPVPVSPATSPAEEMNDAPHKIPSPKDEEAVKAPPSLVPSTPDEQLRLEEAQSLQQSNLAAVKTSADEVDGGTVTSEVIQENVVTSPADVKETPKETPELASALPSLDHKRPDGVIEATDELRPSTQAGPAPQAEASNKVPTETAPVLKKATPPAHPVPSPPERMTTRVSSGAIRHKSVSEILGEPPKTPVSPSDKGTLPEKPTESARDVSTATPDSAARMRFKDRKAREKERTKLSTVVFPKQQQQQQIQEKSESMEMVRQHAGDLAKINEEQDYLFTLFQNRAYAPPRGTSLSTLLASAHKTLTTSNHFLDYQEQMDCRTLRRIYSLQNANRWPLRQLKRSVEPPREATHWDVLLDHVKWMRTDFREERKWKIAAAKSCADWCAEYVNSDPEHRSLLRIQVKTPSLKIEAKSSMISPPEETGDEMAAISHPTPDLVPSTEEDSVSEGFNDEPRHDLHDTVAPAAIFSLGTDEFTFSLDMTAAAREILDNLPTYTPVTIAPATNLPAFKEPPDSVWKTEILPVSKYASGKITFHDDEPPPKRSRYDYSQYQSDPEQAVLDLPPEQTNVALFRPENRHIRDRIHPGHSFRPPTEHPMPSVGFFESRQSSQWTYAEDDELRRLVKEYSYNWSLISNCLTPSSQFTSGAERRTPWECFERWVSLEGLPADMSKTQYFRAYHQRLEAAQRTVLAQQQAAQQQQQQQQQQQQQQQQQQGNNSNPQSVPQVRRRTTQPVRVDRKRSSKHLALLDAMRKLAKKRETMLQKQQHASHLASLRKVNEANQPKPPITSPAEFSRLKYERELKLQERQEQYRQQMIAQQRANLAAQRAGQIPNQQPMMNAPGRTPGGLPHNPGTSAMTGNTANGLPNALPNGLPNGLPPGVGANQARPHMQGMPNATPVNGPMPSNPMAMKMMPQSGIQQNNGARPGMPMQTPPDNTRVMREANRLQEQQRILQTRQQAQPQQHPHQQQAQPQQPQQQFHNQQQFVPQGSHSPNLNMPNVNGTPNNPAMMAALQAGGGMQSPSFHNTTPQGVSTPSPRMAQPNLLSGGVVPTISTIQSQIQRSNPNMPPEQVNKLATDRLHQYQQQRMSQVAMSAAAGNIGSVQANYQIPHEASFQSPQPGLNGAPGMQVPQAQGYSPMMRVPQPAQQNRVGVGSSPAMNGAVPQPSRSVTPQTQRSGSAQAGAVAGTSKSPNPPQAQTATS, encoded by the exons ATGCTCCGTGACGAGCTTCTCCGGTCTAAGAAAGATGAGATCGC ACGTTGTTTGTCGTCGCGGAAGCGCAAACTGAGCGAGCTCTACTTTGCGACCGTAGGCTTCGCGGGCGCGACCGAGAACGCTCCGGCGGACTCGCTCTATCACCACAAGGAACAGGCGTTCCTCGACGCCAACGATCTCTCAAA AGGTCGTTATTTCAATCCAGCTACACTCCCACCCTTACCAGACTATGCGTCCATTTTAGCGCGCAAAGCCAGGGAAGCAGAGGAGACAGCTGCGGCGACACGACCGGTGCCAGCGGAATTGACTGCCAAATCTCACGATGCTACGGCCTCCGTCCCGCAATTGGGAGCCCAGAGTGCTGCTGCACAGGCCATTGCCACTGATGTTGAGCGCCAGCCGAAGTATCAGAAAGTAACAGAACAGAGACCTTCTGATCACGAGCCTGAGCACCGAGTGGCAACTAATCAAGTCGCGCCTGCTGTCGCATCTCAGGTGTCCCAAGTGTCTGATGTTTCGGCTCCTGCAATAGCGCATCCCGCGCAGCCATCAGCTACTGACAACAAGGTGTCTACATTGACAACGGAAGTACATCCAAATGTCTATAGCAATGGCATCGGTGAAGGTAGTGCATCCCCAGCTCAGGCACAGACAAAGCCCAATGTGGATGCCCGGCCATCTGGAACTCCAGACCTTTCGTCCGCTCAAAGGAAGGATGGTATACGGCCTTCCCTCGCTCAGGGCCGGCCCGCCCAGGTTCCTGAGCAGCCACTCTCCCCTGTTTCTTCAGCTGGGCCTTATTCCAATAATACCCCGGTGCCAGTCCCCGTTTCACCTGCTACCAGCCCTgcggaggagatgaatgATGCGCCCCACAAGATTCCGAGTCccaaagatgaagaggcagTCAAGGCACCGCCTAGCTTGGTGCCTTCCACGCCTGATGAGCAACTTCGCTTGGAAGAGGCTCAATCACTTCAACAGAGCAACCTGGCTGCGGTTAAGACAAGTGCGGACGAGGTTGACGGTGGTACTGTCACGAGCGAGGTCATCCAGGAAAATGTTGTGACGTCGCCGGCTGACGTCAAAGAGACGCCGAAAGAAACGCCCGAGCTGGCATCGGCTCTTCCGTCACTCGATCATAAGAGGCCTGACGGAGTTATTGAGGCAACCGATGAGTTACGGCCTTCCACACAAGCCGGGCCTGCACCTCAAGCTGAGGCCAGCAACAAGGTGCCTACGGAAACAGCTCCAGTGCTAAAGAAAGCGACGCCGCCAGCCCATCCGGTACCGTCTCCACCGGAAAGAATGACAACCAGGGTGTCCTCTGGCGCTATCAGACACAAATCTGTTTCCGAGATTTTGGGAGAACCTCCAAAGACGCCCGTCTCGCCTTCCGACAAGGGAACTCTGCCCGAGAAGCCTACAGAATCAGCACGGGATGTGTCCACTGCGACCCCTGACTCTGCAGCCAGGATGCGGTTCAAAGATCGGAAAGCGcgtgagaaagagagaacTAAATTGTCTACCGTCGTATTTCcaaagcagcaacaacaacaacagatcCAAGAGAAAAGCGAGTCTATGGAAATGGTCCGGCAACACGCTGGTGATCTTGCCAAGATTAATGAAGAACAAGACTATCTTTTCACCCTCTTTCAGAATCGAGCATACGCACCTCCCCGGGGTACAAGTCTCAGCACACTTCTCGCATCAGCCCACAAGACCTTAACCACTTCCAACCACTTCCTTGATTACCAGGAACAAATGGATTGTCGTACCTTGCGCCGGATCTATTCCCTCCAAAATGCGAATCGATGGCCCTTGCGTCAGTTGAAACGTTCAGTTGAACCACCTCGAGAGGCAACACATTGGGATGTTCTTCTGGATCATGTAAAGTGGATGCGCACTGATTTCCGTGAAGAGCGGAAGTGGAAGATTGCAGCTGCAAAAAGCTGTGCTGACTGGTGTGCGGAGTATGTTAACAGTGACCCCGAGCATCGGTCACTGCTCCGCATTCAAGTAAAGACCCCATCATTGAAGATTGAAGCTAAATCCAGCATGATTTCGCCACCTGAAGAAACAGGTGATGAAATGGCGGCAATATCTCACCCTACACCAGATCTAGTGCCCTCCACCGAGGAGGATTCTGTTAGTGAAGGATTCAATGATGAGCCGCGCCACGATCTTCATGACACAGTTGCACCAGCTGCGATATTCTCCCTTGGTACCGACGAGTTCACGTTCTCATTGGACATGACGGCGGCAGCTCGAGAGATCCTTGATAATCTGCCAACATACACACCTGTCACCATTGCTCCAGCCACGAACTTGCCCGCATTCAAAGAACCACCGGACTCTGTATGGAAAACCGAGATCCTGCCCGTTTCGAAATACGCGTCGGGCAAAATCACTTTCCATGACGATGAACCACCTCCCAAGCGTAGCCGCTACGACTACTCACAGTACCAATCAGATCCCGAGCAAGCCGTGCTGGATTTGCCGCCAGAACAAACCAATGTCGCATTGTTCCGACCTGAAAACAGACATATACGTGATAGAATCCACCCAGGTCATTCATTTCGCCCTCCGACTGAGCATCCTATGCCCTCCGTTGGCTTCTTTGAATCTAGACAGTCGTCTCAGTGGACATatgcagaggatgatgagctaCGGCGCTTAGTCAAGGAGTACTCATACAATTGGTCTCTCATCTCCAACTGTCTCACACCGTCATCACAGTTTACATCGGGAGCAGAAAGGCGGACCCCCTGGGAATGCTTTGAGCGTTGGGTCAGTTTGGAAGGCTTGCCAGCCGACATGTCTAAGACACAGTACTTCCGTGCTTATCACCAAAGGCTTGAGGCAGCACAGCGAACTGTACTAGCGCAACAACAAGCcgctcaacaacaacaacagcaacagcagcagcagcagcaacagcaacagcaacaacagggcaacaacagcaatcCGCAGTCAGTACCCCAAGTTCGAAGGCGGACGACGCAACCTGTCAGGGTCGATCGCAAGAGATCCTCTAAGCACCTTGCATTGCTTGATGCCATGCGTAAACTGGCTAAGAAGCGAGAGACCATGCTCCAGAAGCAGCAACATG CCTCGCACTTGGCATCGTTACGGAAAGTAAACGAAGCAAATCAACCGAAACCTCCAATTACGTCGCCCGCTGAATTCAGCCGACTCAAGTACGAGCGTGAATTGAAGCTCCAGGAGCGGCAAGAACAATACCGGCAGCAAATGATTGCCCAGCAAAGA GCGAACCTAGCAGCCCAACGTGCCGGGCAAATACCTAACCAGCAGCCGATGATGAATGCCCCAGGACGCACTCCTGGCGGCCTGCCTCATAACCCTGGAACTTCTGCTATGACCGGCAACACTGCAAATGGCCTTCCGAATGCGTTGCCTAACGGGCTGCCCAACGGGTTGCCCCCCGGAGTTGGTGCTAACCAAGCACGTCCCCATATGCAGGGTATGCCCAACGCTACACCTGTGAATGGACCCATGCCATCGAATCCAAtggcgatgaagatgatgccgCAGTCGGGAATCCAACAGAACAATGGTGCCCGCCCTGGGATGCCCATGCAGACGCCTCCTGATAATACGCGTGTTATGCGGGAGGCGAATCGGCTTCAAGAGCAACAACGGATCCTCCAGACCAGACAGCAGGCCCAgccacaacaacatcctcatcaacagcagGCTCAGCCCcaacagccacagcagcaatTCCATAATCAACAGCAGTTTGTGCCACAAGGATCCCATTCTCCGAATCTGAATATGCCGAACGTCAACGGCACTCCAAACAACCCtgcgatgatggcggcgcTGCAGGCCGGAGGTGGAATGCAAAGCCCATCCTTTCACAATACCACCCCACAGGGAGTGTCTACGCCCTCTCCCCGCATGGCTCAACCCAATCTCCTCTCCGGTGGTGTGGTCCCAACTATCAGCACCATCCAAAGCCAAATACAGCGGAGCAACCCGAACATGCCTCCGGAGCAGGTTAACAAGCTTGCTACGGATCGGTTGCATCAGTATCAACAGCAGCGCATGTCCCAAGTTGCCAtgagtgctgctgctggaaatATTGGCAGCGTGCAAGCCAATTACCAAATCCCCCACGAGGCCAGTTTCCAGTCCCCGCAGCCGGGTTTGAATGGTGCGCCTGGTATGCAAGTACCCCAGGCTCAAGGATATTCCCCCATGATGCGTGTTCCCCAACCTGCCCAGCAAAATCGTGTCGGTGTAGGGAGCTCCCCTGCTATGAACGGGGCGGTTCCTCAACCGAGCCGGAGTGTGACGCCGCAAACCCAGCGCAGTGGCAGTGCCCAGGCTGGCGCAGTGGCTGGGACAAGCAAGAGTCCTAACCCTCCGCAGGCTCAGACGGCGACAAGCTAA
- a CDS encoding putative 60S ribosome biogenesis protein Mak11 (COG:G;~EggNog:ENOG410PFBJ;~InterPro:IPR015943,IPR001680,IPR036322;~go_function: GO:0005515 - protein binding [Evidence IEA]) has protein sequence MVKRKRDEAAKDRQTSTQPAKVVKATDSEKAPSTSTADGPSITLQIITGSYEKVLHGFTAAVSPTSFASKDTDEDGDKSNLVQFVDTFLFEAHTSAIRCLALSPLPKADATENAQVILATGATDERVNLYSLSAAPVAVNDLYPTVPTLAGNKILENPKNRELGTLMHHSAPISALEFPSRSKILVGSEDNTISVTRTRDFSVVSTIKAPRPKVQGRPSGDTAPPGGTPSGVNDIAVHPSMKLMLSVGKGEKCMRLWNLVTGKKAGVLNFNREILQSVKEGKWSTGEGRKIVWNSKGDEFAVAFEWGAVVFGIDSTPICRVFPSPRSKLHQMKYVNPTPSSDDSDELLAVSTEDGRVIFYSTKQVQEATEEDDSPIPYAEAVAQLGGRAAGFPGRVKDFEVLDLNGQRVAGKDNLLVITGNSEGLVRVWLLQGADLVKKDTKGTKKKSAETEKKVIQVGKFLNAYGTGNRITCLKAFVMLAPEDPSTLEDSEEDYDEEVSQDESSSEESDEE, from the exons ATggtaaagagaaagagagacgaGGCGGCCAAGGACCGCCAGACCTCTACGCAGCCAGCCAAGGTTGTCAAGGCTACAGACAGTGAAAAGGCCCCTTCCACCTCAACGGCTGACGGTCCGTCAATCACGCTGCAAATTATCACCGGTTCCTACGAAAAGGTTCTGCACGGCTTCACCGCTGCTGTTTCACCTACCTCTTTTGCATCTAAGGAtacggatgaagatggtgataaGTCCAATCTTGTACAATTTGTGGATACTTTCCTGTTTGAGGCTCATACATCTGCCATTCGCTGTCTCGCCTTGTCACCATTGCCGAAGGCTGATGCAACAGAAAACGCTCAAGTCATCCTAGCCACTGGTGCTACGGATGAGCGTGTTAATCTTTACTCTctgtctgctgctcctgttGCAGTGAATGACTTATATCCCACCGTACCGACTCTCGCGGGCAACAAAATCCTTGAGAATCCCAAGAACCGCGAGCTGGGCACATTGATGCATCACTCCGCTCCGATTTCGGCCTTGGAATTTCCCTCCCGATCAAAGATCCTCGTTGGTTCTGAGGATAATACAATCTCTGTTACTAGAACTCGGGATTTCTCCGTTGTATCCACCATCAAGGCCCCTCGTCCGAAAGTTCAGGGTAGGCCAAGCGGTGACACAGCACCCCCGGGAGGCACCCCGTCCGGTGTCAATGATATCGCTGTCCATCCTAGTATGAAACTGATGCTGAGTGTGGGCAAGGGAGAAAAGTGCATGAGGCTCTGGAACCTTGTTACAGGGAAAAAGGCGGGCGTGTTGAACTTCAACCGAGAGATTTTGCAAAGCGTCAAGGAGGGCAAATGGAGcactggagaaggaaggaagatagTATGGAACTCGAAGGGTGATGAGTTTGCTGTGGCATTCGAGTGGGGTGCAGTTGTCTTCGGCATT GACTCCACTCCCATTTGCAGGGTTTTCCCCAGCCCCCGGAGTAAGCTTCACCAGATGAAGTATGTCAACCCAACGCCTTCTTCCGACGACAGCGACGAATTGCTTGCTGTCTCGACGGAAGATGGTAGGGTCATTTTCTACTCTACTAAGCAGGTTCAAGAGGCgacagaggaggatgattcGCCCATCCCCTATGCGGAAGCTGTTGCTCAGCTTGGCGGTAGAGCAGCAGGCTTCCCCGGAAGAGTGAAGGACTTCGAGGTCCTTGATCTTAATGGTCAAAGAGTTGCTGGAAAGGATAACCTTCTGGTAATAACGGGAAATAGTGAGGGCTTGGTCCGTGTTTGGCTGCTGCAAGGAGCCGATCTGGTCAAGAAGGATACAAAAGGTACCAAAAAGAAGTCCGccgagacggagaagaaagtCATCCAGGTTGGTAAGTTCTTGAATGCCTATGGCACAGGCAACCGAATCACCTGTCTCAAAGCATTTGTGATGCTGGCTCCTGAAGATCCTTCGACGCTAGAGGATTCGGAAGAGGACTATGATGAGGAAGTGAGCCAGGATGAATCCTCCAGCGAAGAGAGCGATGAAGAATAG